A single genomic interval of Chloracidobacterium validum harbors:
- a CDS encoding single-stranded DNA-binding protein, producing MSFNKIIIYGHLGRDPEMRYTPQGVPVCTFSVATSERKKGQGDNEPTETTTWFRITAWRNLAETANKFLKKGSPVYVEGRLAAREWTDNEGTKRTSLEVTATELHLMGSRSDGEGRAERATSGEPTPEETVNDKDVPF from the coding sequence ATGTCCTTCAACAAAATTATCATTTATGGGCACCTCGGCCGCGACCCTGAAATGCGCTACACCCCGCAGGGCGTCCCGGTTTGCACGTTCTCTGTCGCCACCAGTGAGCGCAAGAAAGGCCAGGGCGACAACGAGCCAACCGAAACCACCACCTGGTTTCGGATCACGGCTTGGCGCAACCTTGCCGAAACTGCCAACAAGTTTCTCAAGAAAGGCAGCCCAGTCTATGTCGAAGGTCGGTTGGCAGCCCGTGAGTGGACAGATAACGAAGGCACGAAACGCACCTCGCTTGAAGTGACGGCTACCGAGCTGCACCTCATGGGTAGCCGAAGCGATGGCGAAGGACGCGCCGAGCGCGCAACGAGCGGCGAACCCACGCCGGAAGAAACCGTCAACGACAAGGACGTTCCCTTCTGA